CTCAATAATGCGCCAATCGAATTCCCAATAAAAATAGCAGGTTGCTGAATTTTTTCTGCCCAAAAATCCGTTAGTAATTCTTGCCATAAATCTAAACTATAATCGAGGTTGGGTTTAGCAGAAGCACCAAATCCTAATAAATCTAAGGTAAAAACTTGATACCCTCCCTCGGCTAAAACGGGAATATTCTGACGCCAATGTCCAATGGATGCGCCAAAGCCATGAATCAGGACTAAAGGTTGTCCACTTCCTGCGACGGTGTAGTGAATTTGATGTCCTTTCCAGACCCAGGTGAGGGAATCAAACAAGGTTGTTGTTTTGGCGGGGGTCGTTGTTGTCATTTTATGAAGATTTGTAAACGCTATGTTTCTATAATAGATGAATTTGATAGAAAACCTTAGTTGAACCCAGTGATAAATCCGATGATTTTACCTTGGAAACAAGACACGATTATTCTGCATACTCAACGTCTGTTGAGGAGTTATCAATATTGGACAGGAGAAACCTTGTTAGACCTTCAAGGAACCCCTGAAGCCATTGCAGAAGCATTATTTTATGCGCCTTTTGTGTTAGTGTCTCATGGCATTGAACCTGACCCAATTTTTAATTATGGTAATCAAAAAGCCTTAGAACTTTGGGAATTAACCTGGGAAAAATTAACCCAAATGCCTTCTCGAAAAACGGCTGAACCGATGGAACAGGAAGCCCGAAATCATTTATTAGCTGAAACCAAAGCTAAGGGCTTTTTAAGAGATTATAAAGGGGTGAGAATTTCAAATAGTGGCAGACGCTTTTTTATTCAAGATGTTTTAATCTGGAATGTTTTGGATGAACAAAATCAACGCTGCGGACAAGCTGCGGTTTTTTCTAAATATACGTTTTTATAGTTTAAATCACTTAAAACCCCGGTTTCTTGAAGAAACCG
The sequence above is drawn from the Planktothrix sp. FACHB-1365 genome and encodes:
- a CDS encoding MEKHLA domain-containing protein, which gives rise to MILPWKQDTIILHTQRLLRSYQYWTGETLLDLQGTPEAIAEALFYAPFVLVSHGIEPDPIFNYGNQKALELWELTWEKLTQMPSRKTAEPMEQEARNHLLAETKAKGFLRDYKGVRISNSGRRFFIQDVLIWNVLDEQNQRCGQAAVFSKYTFL